The stretch of DNA TATTTGACAGCCAGTTGCCCTGAcatcatgtttagtgtatgTTTATGTGCTAGATATCAATCTAATCCTAAAATTTCTCATTTGAAAGTTGTGAAGCGCATTTTACGTTACATAGCAGGAACTATTGACCTAGGATTATGGTACACTCAAGAAACCAATTCTAATTTGGTAGGATTTTCTGATGCAGATTGGGCTGGTGATTTAGATGATAGAAAAAGTTCATCTGGAGGttgtttttattttggaaataaTTTGATCTCATGGCATAATAGGAAACAAAATTGTGTGTCACTTTCAACTGCTTAATCTGAATATGTTGCAGCTGGAAGTTCTTGTTCTCAACTTTTATGGATGAACCAAATGATAGAAAACTATGGGCTTAAGAGTGAAACTTTAATTGTGTACTGTGATAATTCTAGTGAaatcaatatttcaaaaaatccagtacaaCAATCTCGAATTAAACACATTGACATTCGACACCACTTTATTCGAAACTCAGTAGAAAAAATATTGATTCGAATTGAATTTGTTGGTATAAATGACCAATTGACTGACATATTTACAAAAGCATTAGACTTTGAGAGATTCTCCAACCTTAGaaaatctctcagcatgtgttcTGCCTGATCATTCATAGATGTTGTGGGCAAAAATGGggagattgaagggaaatatattttccatattaaatttatttctcAAGATATATTCTTTTTTGTTGAtgtgatatttaatatttaattatggttttgcatttctagataattatgttaagattgtgtaaaatattgaattttatcTTTCTAGGTATTATCTTTATGATAAAGATCTTCTagatataatatttatgataattatttacatgatatgatattattgattttgtttctaataGAATTCTTGTATATCATATCTTATAGATTTCCGTCAAGAAAAATCATAGAAGAGAGAAGAGAAAAGAGAGAATAGAGAAGAGAGAAATTCGGAGAGTTCACGTGTAGGATTTTTCGTGGAGATAGTTTTTCGTGGAGGTGATTTTCGTGGGAGATTTTTGTGGTGGCTTCTTCTTCTTGATCAAATATACATGCACTTGTGCACGCCGTGAATATCAGAGAAATAAGTCATCAAGGATCGTGTTGTTTTGAAAAGTGGCGATCGTGTGTTGCCTTGAATGTTGATGACATCTGCAGACAACATCCGCGACGAAGTTGGCTGAAGATCGTTTTCGTGCCTCCTCTTTTGACATCACTTTTTTGCTTTCTTGTTGACGTTTTATTACTCTTGGTTATTTTAAAAAGCTTTTATTTTCTCAAcgtgttgagaaaattgattttaGTCTTAGTCGTTAGTGATTGGTTTTTGTGTAAACAttttggttttctagtgattaatttttgtcataaggcaccgcacaagtatttacaaatttaatcttgtccacacatttatttcaagtaaatttgtgttacaaactttaattttccgatgtatgttgtccgagatgttacatctggcacaacacttAATTCTGATTAAACACAAATTTGCATTTTATACGGATTTGGTTAtattacatatattttattatatgtcGAATAATATATTCCTTacgagtgggtctcatgtgagactgtctcacgattAATATGTGatacgagtcaaccctacccatattcacaataaaaagtaatactcttagcataaaaaattatattttttcatgaataacccaaataagagatccgtctcacaaatttgacttttttcatgaataacccaaataagagatccgtctcacaaatttgacccgtgagaccttctcacacaagttttttccatTTCTTACATATGTAAAATAGACGGGCCGATCGGAAATCTTGGATTGGAGTTTATGTACGCTTATGCGGACACCCGTGTGTGAATTGTGATAGCATAGTAGGGTTGCTCCATAATTTTCAAAACTGAGGCGCCAAGTTTGCTTTTTTCCCTCGCGCGCGCCTTTCCCCGCCCTTTATTTCTCCCCACAGTATGCTCTTCCTCACCCCCTCCTCTGTCCCTTCACTTGTTCATCCGCCTACTCCTCTCTACTGTGACTTCTGGGACAGCAGAAAATGCGCGGCCACCTACCCCATCCTGCCACCACCATCCCCGACGGTGTTTTTGCCGTTAAACGTGGCAAGAAACGTGGGAACTATAGCTGCGGTCGATGCGGGTTCCCCAAGAAGGGACACTCGTGTCAACTGTCGAAAAACGAGGAGGAAGTCCCCTCTGTCTGCACTCCAGGAGCTGACACGTCTACCGCATCCGCCTCTGCGGTTGTGTCAGCGAAACTGGACGACAGTTCTCCTCTGTCCGTGGCCCGTTCGCTGCCTCCGCCGATGCGTCGGCGGGCTCTATCGTTTGACGATGTTACTGTAGCTGTCTCGGCGGAGGAGTCGAAAGCGGAGTGGGTTGATGATCCCGATCCAAACGCTTGTAGTCGGGTATTGCCTATGACTTGTATGTGGGAGGTGCTGCGGAGGTTACCGCCCTCGGGGTTGATGTCCGCAGCCGGGGTGTGTAAGGGGTGGAGGCATGCTACTCAGAGGATTTGGCGGGGGACGGAAGAGCTCCGACTTGGGGTGCCGGCGAAAGCCCAGATAGGATTTCTTGGATCCGTGATGCAGAAATGCACTGGACTCGTTAAACTTATTCTTAGAATCGAAAGGTCGGGATCATGGTGGCTGATGATCAGATCTAAGCTTTTATGTACAGATTTCACACGAGAAAACTCaaaaataatttgatataaCAGAAATGCTAACTTAAAAGTGCATAATTCAGAACATTTTGTAAGCGAATTAAAACATTCAATGAGGAATCATTGgatctaaaaattttatttgaaactCATTGATTAGTTGGGAAAATCTAGATAATGTTTCATTGAAACAATTATGATGACTAACGACTTGTAATTCATACAATATTTGACCAACTGATTGATTCTTGATCTTGATTATGTGTGTTGCTCTTGGTTTCCAGTGATTTTGTTGCAACAATGCTGGCGTGCATTGCCTTCTCATGTCCTAATTTGCAGTCGATGCAGATTTTCACAGCTCATACCTCCGTCAATCGGATCTCCGGGTATTGATTTCTAGCCTTCGTTGTTGATGtatgaatctcacaatcttttAGTGATTGAAATAGttcaagggttttctccatctCTTATGTCTTGCATTGGAATTGTTTTTAGGTATTATAGTTGATCTTGATCTATACATTGAAAAGACCTGtaatttcttcacaaatcataacccaaaaTGGTAAGAGAAGGAAGAACGTGGCTTCTTGAGACCCGGAGCCGACCTTTCTCCAGTGTGCTTTATTTCTTCTTGAATTCACCCTGTGCAATTATCTGTCGGCTCAAAGTTGTCAGTTCGCTTCGTTATTTACTGAAATTACATGGCATTTATGGACATGTAGATGCACAGAAAAGCGTGAATCTATATAATAATTACAGATTTATATAGTTGGCTTGAGTGGAGATTGTTATGGGTTGGTTGCAGTTGGTTTTATTAAAAAGTGATGTTCTAGGTATCtataatgtatttttttttaattttcggtAGAATTTAACTTCAGATTTCTTAGTTGACAAAAGTTTAATCTAATTAGTTTGCCAGTTTAGAGCTCAACTAACTGATTCAAACTCTTGCTTGGATATTTTCCTGGTATAGATAACAATTGAAACCAATTATATTTATCTCTATGTTTCTGTACATGTTGATAATGATAGCATATCCTTCTCAAGAAGTTTTAGATTATTCATCTTCGAACTACCTAAACATCCATCATATGACTCAAATCAGGGAGGAGTTAAGTCGTTTTATTGCTGATAAAAGATGCCTCACCAGTCTCAAGATGGAAGGATGCAGTAACCTTGGGAGTTTTGTATTTTTTTCGAACACTCTGTCTACGCTTTGGCTCTCAGATCTTCACTCGCTCTCGAAAACGGTACTTACTCTTCAGATTCAGCGTATGTTTGTGATCATGTCTACTTCATCTGTTTCATTTTAACCATTGCGATTTTTGCTCACAATCTTGCATAGGCCTTCAATTTACCAAATTTGAAGGAGATTTCTCTGGGCTTCTCCCAACAAGAAAATAATAACACAGATCTTACAGCTGTTATGGATGCTCTGGGAAGAAGCTGCCCAATGCTGCAAAACATCCACATTGCTTCAATTCGGCTTTCACATGCTGCCGTGCTATCTCTAACAGCTGCAAATTTGAGGTTGGTTTTGTTTAGATATGACATGACAATTAATTTGTTTAATGAATGCTTCTGATTGAGTTCAATGAAAAATGTGACATTGCTTTAAATTCTAGGGCATTGAGGATGCTGTCTCTCTTACTCGGATCAGCAATAACTGATGGATCAGTAGCATCAATATGTTCAAGCTACCCAAAGCTTGAATTACTTGATCTGAGTGGGTATATTTCCAGCCCTGGCTGTATTTTCACTATGGGCTTGAAATATGGAAATGTGCATTTTGTTACTGACAGGACAAATATCTCCGTCGAtgcgtattttatttatttttaccccAATGGATAAGTGAATAAATCGTATATTTTCTTGTCTTTATTTGCTTTATATTAGGTCGAGCATCACAGACAGTGGCATTGGAATGATCTGCAACGTCTTTCCGGAGACATTATCAAAACTTCTACTTGCTCTATGTCCCAACATCACTTCAAGTAATCCTCAATTTTCGTGATAAAATTATTGCATTTAATGATTCACTTTTTTATGTTCTATGTTGAACGTCTCTGTGGATACTTCATCTATAGGTGGGATTCAATTTGCTGCTGCTCAATTGCCCTGTCTGGAACTCTTGGACTGTGGAATGACAATATGTGATCCCAGTTCGCCAAACTGTACCGATGAAGAGGATTATGACTCTAGTTTACATGAAAAACCCAACAGCAAGTTGCACCTTGTATACCAGAAGCTAATTATCAAACATGATCGATTGAAGAAGCTAAGCTTATGGGGTTGTTCTGGCTTGGATGTAAGATTCTTCTGCTTGCAAGTGTACTTTATTTTTACCTCTTGCTGAAGTCTTGCATGAATTTCATTCTAAAGTAAGCATGATTCTTTTGAAATATGCAGGCCTTATATCTGAACTGTCCTCATCTTAAAGATTTGAACCTCAATTCTTGTAGAAATCTACATCCAGGTAGTTCATCCCATTCATTTTAACATACTACTGTTTAGGTGCCAGGGTTTTCTTTTTATATGTTGTAACAATTTGCACTTGACACCAGAGAGATTGCTACTTCAATGCCCCGAATTAGAAAGTGTACACGCATCTGATTGCCATGATATGCTGGTCAAAACAATAGAAAATCAGGTAGCAACGTGATTACCTAAGTTTCTCCATCGTGGATTATAATCTTTCAATGCAATATGACTGGAGGATAAAATGTATTTGTCTCTTACTGATTTACCAAAGCAGCTAAAAATTCGACGAGATATAGTAATCGGCGTAAACATTCatctattttcaaatttatttgtGATAATCACTTGCGCTCCAACTATATGCCTATACATAATGCCTATACTATTTTTTACTGTTTCACTCACTCAAATGCACCACTCTATCTTTTTCACAGTTATTATCCATGTACAATCATAGTTTCAGGAATTCTAGGAAGATTGTCTTGATAAGTCATTTGACATAAAATTAACTAGTCTGTTTATAGTTTCAGTAGCAAGGAATAAATGTTATTGTTTCGTATTCTGCTTGTTGAACTCTGTCTTTCATGTAGGTCAACGACAGCTCTCATACTATAGAAAATCATTTTCCTTCAAAACGTATGCCTGATGGCTCGAAACGAGTCCAGGTCCCATGTTTTTACAGCCCTCAGGTACAACTCCAATCCTTCCATCTTATAATCTTTGAAATGGTTTTGACAAGTAACAATCTGGTAAAAGTTTAAGTGATTTTGTCGTATTTTCTTGAATATGTTAAAAATCTCTCATTTACCAATTTCCAATGTGCCTCACTTCTGGTCCGCCTTTGCAGCATTTTGATGACGACAAGAAACGGAGAATGAGCGTAAAACGCCCTTGTGTGGTGGTTGCAAGTTAGTCGAATGGGGTAACAATGTTTGCTTGTGTGTTGTTTAGCTTGGAAGGATGTTACCTGGATTATAGTTCATGCAATTTATCGAGGCTTGTTATGCCTTTGCATGTGGTGTAAaaacttgaatacaattcttCTTGTTCAACAAAGGTTCCATAGACTAGATTCTAATaagataaattcaaatatttactCTGCAACCAAAAATGTTGTATTCTCCCTCAGAGGGATAGATGCTGCTGtgatcaaaaaattcaaattttatatataatttctcCTGCGGAATAGTTATTGCCTTTAAATTTGCCACATTTTCATAGAGTATCCATCCaatgaattataaaattcagaacaatttgAAAAAACATCTTAATAAAATCAAACTAAGAAGTGGGCTTTTTGTCAGAATTCCAGCATGCTTAATGACAATGTGACAATTTATTCATTTTCAACCATTTGTGGAATAAATTGCATATAGAATCTTATATTAAACCAAAGGTGTATGATTTTAAACAAGCAAATCAACGGCTCTAGTGTTATTTCACGTTCTTTGGACTGCTAGTATCATTACTGTTATATATAGTTTGCGGTAAAACGTCAAACGCTTGATCTTACAATTAATATTAGAGTCAAGATCACATATTCGATTTATGCGGATTGCAAGGAACAAGTTTATTGGGAAGAGAGATACTTGATATGCATCTTATGTAGgtatattatttaaaagattAGAATTATACTATTATGCTGTGCTTGGTAGGCATGATTAGGTGTGATTCACTAATTTTTTCCAGCCTGATCCCTTGCTTGGTTCAAATTTAATTAAACCAACTCAATCTCTTGTGCAAGGGACAAAGTGGGACAAGGCAGGTTAATTTTAACCCATGTCCAATGACATTATTATTAGTCCTCATCTCTATCACACGCCACTTTCCTATAATACCCTTTGACAACCGACGtcaaaatcaaaacatcagagtactGGCCCAGCTAAAGAACAAGGTATGGACGAAGACCGGAGTGCACTTTAGGGTTTCTCACTGAATCCGTTCCTCTTCTTCTGAAATCAGGTTCTTTGTGTATTGAAATTCTTTGTCTCCCAATTGAATATGCAGTAGCTGTTTCCGGAAAGCAATTTTCTGAATATTACATTTGTTTGATATACCGTGCTAAATTTTTCGGAAATATCCGAAAGCGCGCAGCGTCTCGTTAAATGCACTTTCTTTCTGTTAAATCTTTTGCGTAAGCAGAAAAATGTTTCTGCTACATTTTCCGGTGGATTATCGACGGAAGATTAACGTGCGGAATACGAAATCCACGCCTTCAGATGTATGATTCAGCAGCAGAAATTCAAGATCCACACATTTTGGGGAAGAAGGCGTACATCGATGACGAAATATCTACGTTGCTGTGTGGTAGGGTTTTCTTCGAACAGATTGTGTGGACGAATGTTTTGGAAGGAAATGTGAAAATAGCGTACAGAAGTGGGTGGGAATTTAGTAATGAAACAAAAATAGGAAAGGGTAGTTTTGGTACAATAAAGTTAATGGAGTAGGTAATCACACACATAAAAAACAAACCAAACAGGACAAGGATTTTGGCATAACATATTAATCTGTAAATAGTcatttattttatcatttacGTGTCAATCATTTAGTAATCctattgtagaacccgtaaatcagtctacgtataagccatgcataattctattattttaaaatttaattgacttcagtgcatgtttattttaatgcatttctttgaagttaattattttattatttcagttcagtagctTGATTTTTAGCTTTTCAGTAAATTCAGtgaggtcggaccggagttggagcatagagataaatttaataatttggaaTTAttactagaatttatttaagctaATTAATATGTGATTCTAGTGTAAAATAAAGTTTATGGGATTATCCAATTAAGTTGAGATAGAATAGTAAATAAGTTAGATAATTAGTTTCTTAAttccataaaatatttattgggtaaaTTAAACACTAGAGATTTAAAGTGCAAggtttaagaaaatattttcctCCCTATTTATcctaaaattttcggccaccttgatttgTTTAAACAATTAATTTCCTTATCACTTTATTATCccatatttgaatttaattagcaATTTAAGTCTAGGATTTTTGGGAgcacattttaattaattaattagcatGTTCCTAGTCTAGTTAACTAGAATTATCGGCCATCACTTGCTAGATACAcaaaatttcagatttgatatcaaCTTCATTTGAAATTCAAAGAAAAGTTTGTTGAGACTTGGCCTCTCTTTATCCCTTTTATTTTGGATCTCCCCTCCATATCTAGATCACCTTCTCCCCTCTCCCTTGCACGAAAACAGCAGCTCCATTGCAGATCTAGAAAACGTGAGTTTTCAGTAGTGTTCTTAGGGAGAAAATCGTGTGCACcaagagagaaaagaaggaAGGAAAAGCGCTCCACTCCTCCGCGTCGTAACGTCTCgttcttttcgttttctttcaaacgaaaaatCCAGGCATGTACATAtgtttttctaaacctcaatcaagtcatattaacaTTATTTTCATGATTCATGATCACCCTTCCATGCCAAAAACGAAATACAGCACAGAATTTTTAAGGAAACACATGCAGATTTTTGTTCTTCATGCTTCACGTTTTCTGTTGGTTCGTGAGTTTCAGGTTGTggatcgactccaggctcccatgGCGACTTCTATAtacgtaataggatgcattaggatcaGATTAGTCCATTCGTTCAAGCCCTTGCCGCTGGAAAttcagaaatgacagcaacccTCCCCCTTGCATCTTATGTGCTTCGAAAATTCAGAATTTGCTGTCAAGGGgattggatctgatcttggctgccctagggctcatagccatggttggatcactcccctagcatgtctaagacgtgactaagtcgcccttttggtggcttggtccatggctcctcggtttttaataaaaacatcacaacagcccctcccctttcTCGGCCCTTGATTTTTGACAGCTTGTGGGTCTCGGCTTGTTTGGTTAGATTTCGAGccatggctggcctagggccagtAACCATGGCTAGGACCCTTCCCTAGCAAGCATAGGACGTGGTCAAGTCGGCCCTAAGTGGCTTGAGCCATGTCCCAAGTCGTTTGGACAGAAGCAACACAAGTGCCCCTCTCGGCCCCTTCATTTGACAGCATTTGGTTTCGGTTCTTGGGTGGCTTGGTGTGGATCTggtttggcctatggcccttagccatggtccataccacaccccaagatgtctaggtcgtgccatggtccattaatggccactggaacgacgcaagacagCGAGCTAAGCAAAACACACCACACGCGCATCAAATGTGCTCTCGGTGCATCTTCTCGGTTGGTTGCTGGAATGggaggattgtggctggcctatggcctttagccatggttcaaacccttccttgggatgttggtaagggtcccTGGTCGGTGgtgcaagccccaatggccggcggACTCGAAAACGACGCAAGCAACGCACTacgcagctgctggaatttgacaGCAGGTTGCAGTGCCGGTGCGAGGGATCGTCTGAGTTCTTGGTtgacttttagcctatggccttggactggacagtgccccattgagttaggaaggtcatgtttttgaccgttcgtgattcggatcatttttgaggtcgtacgagaatttacggtgcgatgtgccaaattgactctcgaaagagcgtttcatgttttggcctccatttcacctagatttcgaccctcataattttaggagcataaattcataattttaaacgtattttaatcatgatgtcacgttggttcagtgttggttcgggttggtttaaagtcatgattaaatacgaggtAGTTAGACGTAGTTGTcgcattttagaaatttaattgcataaatttgcCTAAGaaaaatccattgcatattttcatggcatttttaggttgcagcgagcctggggacgatccatcccagttggtaaaatttcaggatattttcattatcgtcagttaattattttacgtgcatgaaaacagaaaaatgattatttttgagatttatgcgatatggcttgtggttcattcactatgtgggagcattattattatttatacggtcgccagtgaccgctcagttcaggttggtaccatcgggtcttcagtgaccgctcagttcaggttggtaccatcgggtcttcagtgaccgccagctcagttccaggctccccggtagtcagttaccgatcagttcagcttagtgcagtggccacaggcgtaaaacataatctcaacagaaaagttTTATCAATTATTTCAgtgcaggctccaaggagcaattattttcactgtgattatcagttcagcatgcacgtattataattgctcagtacagattattttcagcatgtcacatggcatgatattttatcccatgcatattttactccagatttttactcgttacctgcgatatatgcatgctgagtctttagactcactagacttgattgttgtaggtactgatgaggtcagggccgagggcggggaccagtgagccagcttgggtcggcagtagtggcacccgaggacctcagtgcagcagttgctattttattccacaaacaatttttatcagtagttggataattttaaattgttatttttggcaagactttattttcttccgctgctactattttaaactttgaacttgatttatcagacgATTTTacgaatgaggccatttaagttcttttaaaaagaaattttttaattttccgtaaattttcaagcaagtattttcgggcctttacaattggtatcagagcggtggttctgtatagggtttcACTACTACTGactgcgagaagctcacgaagccacgtcttcggtctgtaagttttcagttcagcattttgttcagcaattatttaaagcatgaatttattttgtcagcatgcttccagacattcagtatttcagtattcagttataataaattatggaattatgcatgttagttacgtacgggttatgtatggaacagtatgccccctagacgccaagttggacgcccgagaggtggtggcgagcaccgtcgcgaggacgatgatcagagacaagagaggcagacacctcctcctcctcctccacctcctccaccgcccccaccggacatgaatgcccagatgttagctgggatgactcagttcttcgcacagtttgcggggaacaatgctgtggtgactaggccgacagggcccgaggccgTCTATGAGCGATTTATGAAGATGCGCCCAAAGGAATTCTCCGGGACATCTGACCCCATggttgccgagggatggatcaagtccctcgaggttatctttgaTTTCATGGAGCTGGGAGACGCCGACCGAGTTCGATGTGCGACCTATTTATTTactggagacgcccgcttatggtgggaagcaGCGTCAGTAGCCTTGACTTTGGCTACACTTTCTTGGACCCGAtttacggaggttttctactccaagtattttaCCGAGGAGGTTCGCACCAGACTGACCACAGAGTTCATGAGTCTGAGGCAGGGGGATATGTCGgttacggagtttatccgtaagttcgagaggggctgtcactttgtgcccctgatcgcgaatgatgccaGAGCGAAGTTGATGCACTTTCTGGTGGGACttcggccgatcttgcgccgggatgttagggtaTCTGACCCTGCCACTTATGAGATCGCAGTCTCCAAAGCTTTAGCCGCTGAGCAGGATCAACGGGACATCGAGAGagaccgccagggcaagcgcccaatcCAGGTAccccaccgccctcctcctcatcagcatcagcagcagcatAAAAGGCCATTCAATGGACCGCCTAGGAACAGAGGGCCccaccagcagcagcagcagcagcagcggggacgcccagccccgaggactcagGAGTACCCAGTCTGTCCGAGGTGCTCtcgccgccatcctggagcatgcatggctggctcaggaaagtgttttaagtgtggcagtccagaccacatgttgccacattgccctcagaggaatctgcctactcagGGCCGAGTTTTCGCTCTCTATGCCGCGGAAACCAACCCTGAGACCATGTtattgacaggtacctttaagctttaagttatcATTGAAATTCCGTGTTTTGACTATCGGGAGTAAGATTTGAACATAGAACcacgataggattgcatgctctacttagtGATATTTTCGGGActtagttagaagaactttgacctttgcatgtctataagcttaGCTCTTGTGATCGTTGGGTTCTGCTTAGTATTCcgaactttcagggagaattttcatagccggcaaagctaccaaggccttgatagattcaggggccactcactcgtttatatcggaggtctttgcaaactttctgaagatcaagaccattgggctagaaatagccttttcagtagtgttgccgtcaggcgaggagatggcagccaccaatgttatccgagatatagaccttgagctgcacggtaagcttgtatatgcggatctgattttgctaccgatgccggaattcgacatcatcctagggatggattggctactgaagaacagagtgttgatagacttccagcggagatctgttcttgtccgaccgcctggaatggagcagttcttatttgagcctgacaggtacttttcgttaccgcgcattattccatatgttcaggctaggaaactcatgcatagagggtgt from Primulina eburnea isolate SZY01 chromosome 6, ASM2296580v1, whole genome shotgun sequence encodes:
- the LOC140833765 gene encoding F-box/LRR-repeat protein 17-like, with amino-acid sequence MRGHLPHPATTIPDGVFAVKRGKKRGNYSCGRCGFPKKGHSCQLSKNEEEVPSVCTPGADTSTASASAVVSAKLDDSSPLSVARSLPPPMRRRALSFDDVTVAVSAEESKAEWVDDPDPNACSRVLPMTCMWEVLRRLPPSGLMSAAGVCKGWRHATQRIWRGTEELRLGVPAKAQIGFLGSVMQKCTGLVKLILRIESDFVATMLACIAFSCPNLQSMQIFTAHTSVNRISGEELSRFIADKRCLTSLKMEGCSNLGSFVFFSNTLSTLWLSDLHSLSKTAFNLPNLKEISLGFSQQENNNTDLTAVMDALGRSCPMLQNIHIASIRLSHAAVLSLTAANLRALRMLSLLLGSAITDGSVASICSSYPKLELLDLSGSSITDSGIGMICNVFPETLSKLLLALCPNITSSGIQFAAAQLPCLELLDCGMTICDPSSPNCTDEEDYDSSLHEKPNSKLHLVYQKLIIKHDRLKKLSLWGCSGLDALYLNCPHLKDLNLNSCRNLHPERLLLQCPELESVHASDCHDMLVKTIENQVNDSSHTIENHFPSKRMPDGSKRVQVPCFYSPQHFDDDKKRRMSVKRPCVVVAS